Below is a genomic region from Spartobacteria bacterium.
AAGGATCAGACCTCCACATAACAGCAGCCCCATGTTGCGGATACTGGTTCTGCTCATGGCTGCATCCGCCTCTGCAGCCTGCGCCGCAATATCCGAGCTGGTCTGGGCGACGGTGCGAGCCTTGTCGATGATCTCCTGTGAAAGGCTGCTCATCCTGGCCACATGGGATGCAAGGGTAACCGTGGTATCCATGCAGGTCTGTACGTTTTTCACGAAATTCATGACCTCTTTCTGCTGCCCGTCTATGGCGGCAAGCATACTCCGGTTTCCCGTCTCTTTCTTCAATTCATCCAGCAGCGGTTCCACTGAAAGAGCGGTGGCCTCAGCCAGCTTCCCCATGTCTGGCTGCTGCGTATGGATGAACTGCATCAACTGCACCTGTGCCTGATTGATCGTGGCGGCAATTTGCTGAATGATATTCATCTGCGTGATGCGAATATCGATCACTCTGCGATCGTAATCATAATCCAGTGCTTCGGTAAGTCTTTCTTCTGCATCAACTTTCTGCTTTGCTGCGCTGTCCGTTACCAGTGTTGCGGTTTTGGCGGCCTGTGCTGCGGCATCACTGCGCTCCGAGACCAGATCAGCGCACTCAATGTATAAATTCCGGTAATCCTTTTCCGCAGTCATCGCGGCCCGAATTATCCCTTCCAGCTGTGTCAGTTCCATACTGGCTGCCAGAGAATCCAGCGAGGTCAGTCCTGCGCGCACCGCATCCAGTGCCGTGACACCTCTGTCATGGACAGACGGATTTTGTTCCAATAAATAGCGTTTTTCACTGATAAGCACCTGTCCGACATGACTCTCCACTTCAAAGGCATCTTGTTGAAGAACATATGTGCGGGTTGTCAGCTGGTTGATTTCTTCGCTGAGGCGTACCACCCCGCTAATGCCCATCGCCCCAATGAGCATCGCCACCAATGTGCTTACCGCGAAACCAATCACAATCTTGCTTTTTATCGAAACAGTTATCATATCCGCCATCCTCCTTATGTGTGCAAAAAAATCAACCGGTTCGGAACGATGTCCGAACCGGCTCCCGGCATTAATCCTATTGATTAGTCGCCTTGTCACCTTGAAGCATTTTAAGAACACTGCTCATTTTCCACCCCTGTTTCTTAAGCATGTCCAGCAGCACCGCACCAAGGATCACCAGTCCCAGCACGACCATCTGCGTATAACTTTCCACACCCGTCAGATTCATCCCGTTCTGAATCACCGCAATAATAAACGATCCAATCAGCGTGCCAAGAATCTTTCCTTCGCCGCCCGCCAGACTGGTCCCGCCGACCACGACCGCCGCAATGACATACATTTCATAGCCAACACCATAGGTAGGTGCGCCGCTCTTGAGCTGTGAGGCCAGAATAATACCGCCGAACCCGGAAAGCAGTCCGCAGAGGATATAAACGAACATCAGAACTTTATTGACGGGAACGCCTGACAGACGAGCCGCTTCTTTATTGCCGCCAACCGCGTAGATATAACGACCTAACACCGTGCGCGTCATCAGAATATGCGCTGCGGCATAGAGAATGATAAGCAGCCAGACGGTATTGGGAATGCCAAACAATCCCATGCTGCGTCCCAGCCAGGTGATACTGTCCGGCACCTGATAAATCGACTGTCCATCGGCAAAAATGAAGGCAAATCCACGGGCGACCATCATCATGGCTAACGTCACAATAAAGGGAGGAATCATAAATTTTGTGACCATGAATCCCGAAAAACAACCGGAAAGACCGCTCATCACCATCGCCACCATGGCAAAAAAGACCATGGCCATCACACCGGCATCTTCACCGCCTCCGTATTTACGAATCATTAACGTCCAGACCACCGCCGACAGGGCAATCATACTGCCCACCGACAATTCGATTCCCGTCGTGATGATCACCATAGTCATACCAATGGCGATCACAGCAATCACAACAATGCGGTCGGCGATGGCCAGTAGATTGGATTTTTTGAGGAAATCAGGATAGTTATAAGGCTCCGGTTTGATGATCGTCACCGCGCTGTAACTGGCGTTTTCCTCTCCCATTTTAGAAAGATATTTCCAGTTGGCTGAATCCTGAGAACCGATGATCACATCGACAGTCCCCGCTTCGCCGTATTTGATCAGATCTTTCTTCACTCCCGGAGGAGTGCCCTGGAACAACGCAACTTTGGCTGCCCCTTTGGCCTTCATCTGTTTTTCAACGGCCTGACCAAAAGCCATATCATCTTTTCCTCTGGTCGTGATAATGGCGAAATTCGCTGATTTACCGAACTGGCTCAGTGCCGTTTTCACCATCGGCCCCGCCGCGTCCAGTCCCTGCGGCGACTGCTCTTTCAGCGTTGCCAGACTGTAGTAGCCGCACAGCAGCAGCAATACAAAAATAATCCCGTAATCGGCGAAAAACCGCCGCATCCATAGTGAGCCCTTTGATGTCTTTTCTTTGTTCATTGTGTTTCTCCTTAAACGACTGCTAATTCCATAATTTGTTCCTGAGTGGCATTCTTTACATCGGTTATTTCTCCGGTGATACGACCGCCATGCATAACCAGAATGCGTGTACTCAAACCTAAGATTTCGGGCATTTCTGAACTGATCAATATGATCACTTTGCCGGCATCCGCCAATTCGTTAATAATCTGGTAAATTTCAAATTTGGCTCCCACATCAATTCCGCGGGTCGGTTCGTCAAAGATTATGACGTCAAAGTCACGATACAGCCACTTGGCTAAAACGACTTTTTGCTGATTCCCGCCAGAAAGGTTGCCCGCTAATGCCTCATTGGTCGGTATTTTTATCGACAGGCTCTTGACGAATTTAGAGAATTCCTTGTCCTCTTTTTTCAGATTGATAAATCCTTTGCGGGACAAACGATCGAAATTCGGCAATCCAAAATTATCACGCACTGAATTTCCCATCACCAGACCTTCCAGTTTGCGATGCTCGGACACCAACAGGATCCCGTTGTCGATTCCATCTCTGGCCGATTTAATTTTAAGCGGTTTGCCGTCGAGCAGCAGCGTTTTGTATTCGCCCTTGTCTGCTCCGCAAAAAATGCGAACCGATTCACTGCGACCCGCCCCCACCAGACCCGTCAACCCCAGGATTTCGCCGGCACGCACCGTCATCGATACATCGTGCACCCATTTCGGCCGATTCAATCCCGTGACTTCCAGACGAACGTCGCCGATTTTTGGATTTTTTCGAACGGGAAATTCATTTTCAAGTTTTCGTCCCACCATCATCTCGATAAGTCGTTCCCTCTTCAGCTCTTTCGTCGGCTTCGTGCCCACATATTCGCCGTCGCGCATCACCATCACCTGATCTGAAATCTGGAATATTTCGTCCATGCGATGACTGATGTAAATAATGCCAATGCCTTGCTTTTTCAGGTCGTTGATAATCACAAATAATTTGGACACTTCCTGATTCGTCAATGCGGCGGTCGGTTCATCCATCACCAGAATTTTTGCCTGCAGCGACAAGGCCTTGGCAATTTCAACCACCTGCTGCTGCGCCACCGTTAAATCCCGGCACGGTACATTCGGCGGAATATTGATACCAATGCGATAGAACAGCGCCATGGCCTGTCTGTATTCGTTCAGCATCCGAATAAATCCCCAGTTATGTACTTCGCGCCCCAAAAAAATATTTTCGCAGGCCGATAAAGCAGGTATCAAATTGAATTCCTGGTAAATAATGCCGATTCCATTTTTCTGTGCATACGCCGGTGTCGGAATGGATACCGGTTTGCCTTGCACCTCTATGTGACCGCTATCCGGCTGATACGCTCCACCCAAAACCTTCATCAAGGTACTTTTCCCTGCCCCGTTTTCCCCCATAAGTGCCAGGACTTCTCCGGAACGAAGCATCAAATCAATCCCATTTAAGGCTTTGACTCCAGGGAACGTCTTCACAATGTTTTTCATCGTTAGTAAAATCTCGCCCGCCATGATATCCTCCTTTTGCGACTCGCGCCGTTTCGTTGTTTTATTCTGAAAAGAAGGGCCATACCTTTCGGCATGGCCCTTAGGAGGAGGAGACTATTTTACGGAAGGATCTTTGTCCGCATCTGCTTTTTTGTACAAGCCGGTGGGAATCAATACAACCGATTTAACATCGTCGCCATCGAGATATTTCATGATCGTTTTTACAGTGATCTGACCGATTTTGCTCGGGAACTGGATTGGATCAGCATAGATACGACCGTCTTTGATCGCTTTTTTGCCTTCAGGAGCACCGTCAAAACCAACAATAACCACGTCACGTTCTGCTATTTCAGCTGCAGCTACAACACCCAAAGCAGAAGGATCGTTGATAGCAAATACACCGTCCAGATTCGGATAGGCCTGAAACACTTCTTTGGCGACAGAAAAACTGATGTCCTTGCTGCCGCGACCAGGCCATGCGCCCACGATTTCAATATCCGCATTCTGATCTTTGATTTCGTCTTTGAATCCCTGGGTTCTCATGATCACAGATTCCACTTCAGGATGGTCAATGATAGCCACGGTGCCCTTACCGTTCAGCGCTTCAATCATGGCGCGACCAGCCTGACGACCACCTTCGTAGTTGTCTGTTGCAATATGCGTAACAACCGGAGCACCGCCCAGAGCAGCAATGTCAGCAGTAAAGACAGGAATACCAGAGTCAGCCGCTTTTTGAATCGCAGGACCAATCGCTTTTGAATCAGCAGGATTCAAAATAATCGCAGAAACTTTTTTCGTAATGAAATCGTTGACCTGATTGTTCTGCATTGCCGGGTCAAATTCAGAACTCACGATGATTGTGTCATATCCGCTTTTCGCCGCTTCTGCTGTCACACTGTCTGCCATTTCTTTGAAGAACGGATTCTGCAAGGTCAGCACCGACATACCGATCGTGCCATTCGATGCCAGCGCATCAAATGCCAAACCCGTCACGCAGCATGCTGCCATAGCCCAAGACATCCATTTTCTTTTATTACTATTCATATCCAACTCCTAGTTTTGACATGGTTTCTTAACGTTGTTACAACTGCACTTTCGCAGCCGACAATCAACATCGCATGTAGTGTGCCAACCATTTCTAATAAAAGCAATGCACTTGTTATCCATTGCAAAACAGGACGATACACAACACGCCGTTCTCGCCGCATTACCACCGGCGATCGCCCCCACCGTGAAAATCCGTTCCCACAACTGTGCAATCATATGTGCACAATGAAATGGAAGGGAAATAGTGACAGACACATAAATATTGACTTGCGATAGGGATTGTATACAGGGAAAGAGTGACAGACACATAAATATTGACTTGCGATAGGGATTGTATACATTGGATGGCATGAGAAGAAAAAGGATAAAGCGAGAACGGTTGGCTTACTACCATTGCATGACACGTGTGGTGGGTCGTCAAATGCTGCTGGGATCGGTGGAGAAGGAGCACATGCGTGTGCTGATTCGAAAAATTGAGGGGTTTACGGGGGTTCGGGTTTTGACTTATGCGCTGATGACAAATCATATTCATTTGCTGTTGGAAGAGCCGGATCGGGCGACGGTGGTAGAGGATGATGTGTTGGTGGAGCGAATGCGTGCGCTGTATTCGGATGCGGAAATGGAGGAGATTCTGTTGCGGTGGGCGGATTGGCTGGACCAGGGGAATGTGGCTGCGGTGGAGAATGATAAGCATCTTTACAGAAGAAGGATGCATGATATCAGCGAATTCATGAAGACGTTGAAACATCGGTTTTCATTTTGGTATAATCGGTTGCATGATCGCAAGGGGACATTGTGGTCGGAACGGTTTAAGAGTGTGCTGGTTGAGGGCGGAAATGCTTTGAGGACCGTGGCGGCGTATATTGAGATGAATCCGGTACGGGCGGGTTTGTCATGTGATCCGTCGGAATATCCATTTTGCGGACTTGGTGACGCTGTGACTGGGTCGGGCGCGGCGAAAGATGGTATTATGGAGCTGGTGGTTCAAAAGAATGCGGCTTTTGGAATACATGCAGTAGAGCACTCATGGGACGTTCTGTCGGTTGTCTACTTTGATGACGTATTGATGTACGGGCGAGCAAAGAGTGACGGGCAACCTCTTGAGCCGGCGGTGGAGTTGTTGTGTCGCAATCGCTTTTTCACTGACGGGCAGGTTCTTGGAGGTAGGGATTTCGTTGAGGAATTTTTTCGAGCAAACAGAGCGTATTTTGGACCGCAGAGAGTGGCAGGCGGTCGCAAAGTTAAGGGATGGACGGGATGTCTTTATGCGATCCGAGATGTGGGACGAAGTGCGGACGTGCCCAAGAAATAGCTAGCGTCGTTTTCGACTGATAAAGACATTGATGACGACGGAGACGGCAATGAGCAGGCCGACTAATGCATCCTGAACATAGGCATTGGTACCCATGAGTACGAGACCCGTGCGAACCTGAGCAATGATGAGTGCGCCAAGGAAAGTCCCAAAAATACCGCCGATGCCGCCATTCATAGATGTACCGCCAATCACGGCCGCAGCAATGGCTTCCAATTCAAGGCCTCCGCCCTGGGACGGTGTGGTGGTGCCAAGATATCCCATGGAAATCAGCGAGGCACATCCGGCTGCGAAGGCGGTAATCAGGAAGCAGCGGCGCTTAATTTTGTCGGTGCGGATTCCGACCAGACCAGCGGCCTCTTTATTGTCGCCTGTGGCATAAACTTTTACCCCGAAAGACGTCCTGTGCATGACGAAATAAAAGATGCAGAGTGCTACGAAGAGCCACAGCACAGGAATGGGGATAAATCCAAACAGCTTTGCATGTCCTGTAAATTCAAAGAAAAAGCCCTTGTTCAGTCCGGAGACCGACTGGGCGCCAGTGAGAACCATGGCAACGCCCCGAAAAACCTTCATGGTTGCCAGTGTCCCGATAAAAGAATGAATGCCTGTTTTCGTAACAAGCAAGCCATTTACCGCCCCGAGAAGAAGTCCAATACCCAGAGCACAACCGGCCGACAACCAGATATTATGCAGTACGTTTTTATAAAGCAGACCGGTTACTACACCGACGACGGCATAAATGGAACCCACCGATAAATCGAACTCGCCCCCAACGATCAACATACTCATGGCCATCGCCACAATCCCCAGCTCAGCCGTTTGTCGCAGCATGGTAAAAATGGTATAAGATGTCAAAAAATTAGGTGCGGTCAGAGAGAAAAACACCCCGACAACAATGGCTGAAATCAGCACACCGACATCGCGTCCACCGGCTTTAAATAATTTCAATTTAGTATTTCTCATAACGGCTCTTTATTCAGGGTTCTTTGTTCTTCGTTTATTAAGCAGACGCCTTAATAATGGCTTCTTTCGTGATCGAACCACGGGACAGCGTGGTGATCAGTTTTCCGCGGTTCAGGACAATCAGCCGATCCGACAGTGCAATCAATTCTTCCAGTTCCGACGAGGCGATAATAAAGGTATATCCCGCATTACTCATGCGCAGAATCACATCGCAAATTTCTTGTTTCGCACCCACGTCAATACCGCGTGTCGGCTCATTCATCAAAAAAAGTCGCGGTTCCAGCAAAATCCAGCGAGCCAGCAAGACCTTTTGCTGATTGCCGCCGCTGAGGGAATCTATTGATGCATGCGGGCTGTCGGCCTTAATATTAATTTGCCTGGTATATTTAGCGACCAAATCCATCAGTTGACCGGTTTTCTGCAGTCCATGGGATATCCATCGTGTTAAACCGGCAATACCAACATTATATTTCAAATCCTGCCCATAAAAAAGTCCCTGCGTCTTACGATCCTCTGGGAGATATCCCAGTCCGGCAGCCATCGCATCCTGCGGCGAAGTAATCTGCAGAGGTTTTCCGGCCAGCTTGATGGAGCCCCCCGGCGTGCCGCCGATTCCAAACAGCGACTCCACCAACTCAACACGTCCAGAACCAGCCAGGCCAGCCACACCAAGAATCTCCCCTTTGTACACGGTCAAGTTTAACGGTTCATACCCGGTTCGGGCCGTATAATCGGTTAACTCAAGCAGCGGCTGTTCCCTATGAATATTGCGATCAGAAATCTGGCCCGCAAGTGTTCGCCCGGCGATAAGCGCCGCCAGATCATCGCGCGTATATTCCCCTCTGTATCGTTCACCCACAAGATCCCCGTCGCGCAACACCACGACGTGGTCGCACAAATCCAGCATTTCCTCCATCATATGGCTGATAAAAATGAAAGAAATACCCTTTTTCTGAAGGTTGCGAATGATCGTAAACATCTTTTTCACTTCGCCCGGCGTCAACGCGGTAGTCGGTTCATCCAGGACAATCAGACGTGCATCACGTGACAATGCTCGCACCAGCAAGGTCATCTGGCGTTCGGCAATGGTACAGTCGGCCATACGGGCTGTCGGGTCGATAGACTCATTCAGTAAATCCCGAAAGAGTCGAATGGTTTCCGCATTCATCCACTTCCAGTCCGGCGATCCGTGACGGGAAGGCATTTTGCTCGATAAAAACAAATTGGCGGCCACAGTCATATTTTCACAGATCGGAATTTCCTGATGAAAAACACTGAGGCCGGCCCGTTCCGATTCCTGAGGGTCAGCCGGTTCAAACGGCTGACCCTGCAGGTACGTACGTCCAGTATCGCGAGCGTGAATACCACAGAGAATCTTAACCAGCGTTGATTTGCCTGATCCATTTTCGCCAGCCAGCCCCAGAATTTCGCCGGGAGCCATGCTGAACGAAACGCCCTTCAGCGCCCGGGTTGCCCCAAAGCTTTTGGACAGATTCTCAATGCATAATATGGTTTCTTCCACGCCCGTTCCTCCGATTAACGGTATCCGTCTT
It encodes:
- a CDS encoding ABC transporter permease; this translates as MRRFFADYGIIFVLLLLCGYYSLATLKEQSPQGLDAAGPMVKTALSQFGKSANFAIITTRGKDDMAFGQAVEKQMKAKGAAKVALFQGTPPGVKKDLIKYGEAGTVDVIIGSQDSANWKYLSKMGEENASYSAVTIIKPEPYNYPDFLKKSNLLAIADRIVVIAVIAIGMTMVIITTGIELSVGSMIALSAVVWTLMIRKYGGGEDAGVMAMVFFAMVAMVMSGLSGCFSGFMVTKFMIPPFIVTLAMMMVARGFAFIFADGQSIYQVPDSITWLGRSMGLFGIPNTVWLLIILYAAAHILMTRTVLGRYIYAVGGNKEAARLSGVPVNKVLMFVYILCGLLSGFGGIILASQLKSGAPTYGVGYEMYVIAAVVVGGTSLAGGEGKILGTLIGSFIIAVIQNGMNLTGVESYTQMVVLGLVILGAVLLDMLKKQGWKMSSVLKMLQGDKATNQ
- a CDS encoding sugar ABC transporter ATP-binding protein, which produces MKNIVKTFPGVKALNGIDLMLRSGEVLALMGENGAGKSTLMKVLGGAYQPDSGHIEVQGKPVSIPTPAYAQKNGIGIIYQEFNLIPALSACENIFLGREVHNWGFIRMLNEYRQAMALFYRIGINIPPNVPCRDLTVAQQQVVEIAKALSLQAKILVMDEPTAALTNQEVSKLFVIINDLKKQGIGIIYISHRMDEIFQISDQVMVMRDGEYVGTKPTKELKRERLIEMMVGRKLENEFPVRKNPKIGDVRLEVTGLNRPKWVHDVSMTVRAGEILGLTGLVGAGRSESVRIFCGADKGEYKTLLLDGKPLKIKSARDGIDNGILLVSEHRKLEGLVMGNSVRDNFGLPNFDRLSRKGFINLKKEDKEFSKFVKSLSIKIPTNEALAGNLSGGNQQKVVLAKWLYRDFDVIIFDEPTRGIDVGAKFEIYQIINELADAGKVIILISSEMPEILGLSTRILVMHGGRITGEITDVKNATQEQIMELAVV
- a CDS encoding sugar ABC transporter substrate-binding protein; this translates as MNSNKRKWMSWAMAACCVTGLAFDALASNGTIGMSVLTLQNPFFKEMADSVTAEAAKSGYDTIIVSSEFDPAMQNNQVNDFITKKVSAIILNPADSKAIGPAIQKAADSGIPVFTADIAALGGAPVVTHIATDNYEGGRQAGRAMIEALNGKGTVAIIDHPEVESVIMRTQGFKDEIKDQNADIEIVGAWPGRGSKDISFSVAKEVFQAYPNLDGVFAINDPSALGVVAAAEIAERDVVIVGFDGAPEGKKAIKDGRIYADPIQFPSKIGQITVKTIMKYLDGDDVKSVVLIPTGLYKKADADKDPSVK
- a CDS encoding ABC transporter permease, translated to MRNTKLKLFKAGGRDVGVLISAIVVGVFFSLTAPNFLTSYTIFTMLRQTAELGIVAMAMSMLIVGGEFDLSVGSIYAVVGVVTGLLYKNVLHNIWLSAGCALGIGLLLGAVNGLLVTKTGIHSFIGTLATMKVFRGVAMVLTGAQSVSGLNKGFFFEFTGHAKLFGFIPIPVLWLFVALCIFYFVMHRTSFGVKVYATGDNKEAAGLVGIRTDKIKRRCFLITAFAAGCASLISMGYLGTTTPSQGGGLELEAIAAAVIGGTSMNGGIGGIFGTFLGALIIAQVRTGLVLMGTNAYVQDALVGLLIAVSVVINVFISRKRR
- a CDS encoding sugar ABC transporter ATP-binding protein, with the protein product MEETILCIENLSKSFGATRALKGVSFSMAPGEILGLAGENGSGKSTLVKILCGIHARDTGRTYLQGQPFEPADPQESERAGLSVFHQEIPICENMTVAANLFLSSKMPSRHGSPDWKWMNAETIRLFRDLLNESIDPTARMADCTIAERQMTLLVRALSRDARLIVLDEPTTALTPGEVKKMFTIIRNLQKKGISFIFISHMMEEMLDLCDHVVVLRDGDLVGERYRGEYTRDDLAALIAGRTLAGQISDRNIHREQPLLELTDYTARTGYEPLNLTVYKGEILGVAGLAGSGRVELVESLFGIGGTPGGSIKLAGKPLQITSPQDAMAAGLGYLPEDRKTQGLFYGQDLKYNVGIAGLTRWISHGLQKTGQLMDLVAKYTRQINIKADSPHASIDSLSGGNQQKVLLARWILLEPRLFLMNEPTRGIDVGAKQEICDVILRMSNAGYTFIIASSELEELIALSDRLIVLNRGKLITTLSRGSITKEAIIKASA